A part of Kitasatospora acidiphila genomic DNA contains:
- the pyk gene encoding pyruvate kinase, with amino-acid sequence MRRAKIVCTLGPATDSYDQIKALVDAGMDIARLNLSHGSHAEHEERYRRVRKAADEAGRSVGILVDLQGPKIRLDTFAEGPVLLERGDEFTITVEDVPGDRFSCGTTYKGLAADVGRGERILVDDGRVSLEVTQVDGPRVRCLVIEGGLVSDHKGLNLPGVAVSVPALSDKDVADLRWALRTGADLIALSFVRSGKDIEDVHSVMAEEGRFLPVIAKVEKPQAVDALDGIVAAFDGIMVARGDLGVEMPLEQVPLVQKQAIKLARRNAKPVIVATQMLDSMINASRPTRAEASDVANAVLDGTDAVMLSGETSVGKYPIETVKTMGRIIEAVEDDVLAAGLPPLTTGTKPRTQGGAVARAAAEIGDFLHAKYLIAFTQSGDTARRLTRYRSPIPVLAFTYEQAVRSQLALTWGVETFLGPFVPTTDEMVAQVDAQLLSLGRCQRGDIVIITAGSPPGVAGSTNLVRVHHVGELDN; translated from the coding sequence ATGCGCCGAGCAAAAATCGTCTGCACACTCGGGCCCGCCACGGATTCGTACGACCAGATCAAGGCCCTGGTCGACGCCGGGATGGACATCGCCCGACTCAATCTGAGCCACGGCTCCCACGCCGAACACGAGGAGCGGTACCGCAGGGTCCGCAAGGCCGCCGACGAGGCCGGCCGAAGTGTCGGCATCCTGGTCGATCTTCAAGGCCCGAAGATCCGACTCGACACCTTCGCCGAGGGGCCGGTACTCCTCGAACGTGGCGATGAGTTCACCATCACCGTGGAGGACGTCCCCGGCGACCGCTTCAGCTGCGGCACCACCTACAAGGGCCTCGCCGCGGACGTCGGCCGCGGCGAGCGGATCCTGGTCGACGACGGCCGGGTCAGCCTGGAGGTCACCCAGGTGGACGGGCCGCGGGTCCGCTGCCTCGTCATCGAAGGGGGCCTGGTCTCCGACCACAAGGGCCTCAACCTGCCCGGAGTCGCCGTCTCGGTGCCCGCGCTCAGCGACAAGGACGTCGCCGACCTGCGCTGGGCCCTGCGGACCGGCGCCGACCTGATCGCCCTCTCGTTCGTCCGCAGCGGCAAGGACATCGAGGATGTGCACAGCGTGATGGCCGAGGAGGGGCGCTTCCTCCCGGTCATCGCCAAGGTGGAGAAGCCGCAGGCCGTGGACGCCCTGGACGGCATCGTGGCCGCCTTCGACGGCATCATGGTGGCCCGCGGCGACCTGGGCGTGGAAATGCCGCTGGAACAGGTCCCGCTGGTCCAGAAGCAGGCCATCAAGCTCGCCAGGCGGAACGCCAAGCCGGTCATCGTCGCCACCCAGATGCTCGACTCGATGATCAACGCCTCCCGGCCCACCCGCGCCGAGGCCTCCGACGTGGCCAACGCCGTGCTCGACGGCACCGACGCCGTGATGCTCTCCGGGGAGACCTCGGTCGGCAAGTACCCCATCGAGACCGTCAAGACCATGGGCCGGATCATCGAGGCGGTCGAGGACGACGTGCTGGCCGCCGGCCTGCCGCCGCTGACCACCGGCACCAAGCCGCGCACCCAGGGCGGCGCGGTGGCCCGGGCGGCCGCCGAGATCGGGGACTTCCTGCACGCCAAGTACCTGATCGCCTTCACCCAGTCCGGCGACACCGCCCGCCGGCTGACCCGCTACCGCAGCCCGATCCCGGTGCTCGCCTTCACCTACGAGCAGGCGGTGCGCAGCCAGTTGGCACTCACCTGGGGCGTGGAGACCTTCCTCGGCCCGTTCGTGCCCACCACCGATGAGATGGTCGCCCAGGTCGACGCCCAACTGCTCAGCCTGGGGCGCTGCCAGCGCGGCGACATCGTGATCATCACCGCCGGCTCCCCGCCCGGTGTGGCCGGCTCCACCAACCTGGTGCGGGTGCACCACGTGGGCGAGTTGGACAACTGA
- a CDS encoding ABC transporter ATP-binding protein, whose translation MAAERRVGTLVSSAAFAVRLAWLADRRALVHVVLVQVLLAGAMAGGLVLVQGALGSVLAHGPGAAGRSPGLVPAVVVLLVAGGAFGALRLSGAARMAVLTVKVDRLVAGMVLEAAVAAELPRFEEPDFHDRLQRAVFASRRQPAMAVVLLVTAFQAVLTVLAVGGAFVVMAWWLLPLVLVSAVPTVRAAGRERSAHHELHHGLSESRRLREYLERLLTGRGEAREIRALDLGEVLTGRWQAEYAREVRDTEALLTAHARRRMAAQAVGAVLTCLAVGCLWWAAGRRLLPLSVAGAAVAGVWLLSARLNTFAGMLSGIGENLLRLTDLRSFTAPAVARVVTPRQPQDPAAEFGTLSAERLCFGYPGADGPAVREVSLELRPGQVVALVGVNGSGKSTLANLLAGLYPPDSGRLLLGGTAVTDLAAHRERTAVVFQDFTRYRLAALDNIAFGRPHAAADLDRVHEAARQAGALDFLRGLPGGLLTPLGKEFTGGADLSGGQWQRLALARAFYRDAPLVILDEPTAALDAQAEDQLFSQLRQLFAGRTVVLISHRLRSVRQADRIYVLAGGRVVEEGSHGELLRAGAHYATLFRAQADAYQDADFS comes from the coding sequence ATGGCGGCTGAACGGCGGGTTGGCACCCTGGTCTCCTCGGCGGCCTTCGCGGTCCGGCTGGCCTGGCTGGCCGACCGGCGGGCCCTGGTCCACGTGGTGCTGGTGCAGGTGCTGCTGGCGGGCGCGATGGCCGGTGGGCTGGTGCTGGTGCAGGGGGCGCTGGGGTCGGTGCTGGCGCACGGTCCGGGGGCGGCGGGGAGGTCGCCGGGCCTGGTGCCCGCCGTGGTGGTGCTGCTGGTGGCGGGGGGCGCGTTCGGTGCCCTGCGGCTGTCGGGGGCGGCGCGGATGGCGGTGCTGACGGTCAAGGTGGACCGCCTGGTGGCGGGGATGGTGCTGGAGGCCGCGGTGGCGGCCGAGTTGCCGCGCTTCGAGGAGCCGGATTTCCACGATCGGCTGCAGCGGGCGGTCTTCGCCTCGCGCCGCCAGCCGGCCATGGCCGTCGTCCTGCTGGTCACCGCGTTCCAGGCGGTCCTGACGGTGCTGGCGGTGGGCGGTGCGTTCGTGGTCATGGCGTGGTGGCTGCTGCCGCTGGTGCTGGTCAGCGCGGTGCCGACAGTCAGGGCGGCGGGTCGGGAGCGCAGCGCCCACCACGAGCTGCACCACGGACTGTCGGAGAGCCGGCGGCTTCGGGAGTACCTGGAGCGGCTGCTCACCGGGCGCGGCGAGGCCAGGGAGATCCGGGCGCTGGATCTGGGCGAGGTCCTGACCGGGCGCTGGCAGGCGGAGTACGCGCGGGAGGTCCGCGACACCGAGGCGCTGCTGACGGCGCACGCCCGGCGCCGGATGGCGGCCCAGGCGGTCGGGGCGGTGCTGACCTGTCTGGCGGTCGGGTGCCTGTGGTGGGCGGCCGGCCGTCGTCTGCTGCCGCTGTCGGTGGCCGGGGCGGCGGTGGCGGGCGTGTGGCTGCTGTCGGCGCGGCTCAACACCTTCGCGGGCATGCTCTCCGGCATCGGCGAGAACCTGCTGCGCCTGACCGATCTGCGGAGCTTCACGGCTCCGGCGGTCGCGCGGGTGGTCACGCCTCGCCAACCGCAGGACCCGGCAGCCGAGTTCGGCACGTTGAGCGCCGAGCGGCTGTGCTTCGGCTATCCCGGCGCGGACGGCCCGGCGGTGCGGGAGGTGAGCCTGGAGCTGCGGCCCGGGCAGGTGGTGGCCCTGGTCGGGGTGAACGGTTCGGGCAAGTCGACGCTCGCCAATCTGCTGGCGGGGCTGTATCCGCCGGACAGCGGGCGGCTGCTGCTGGGCGGCACGGCGGTCACGGACCTCGCGGCGCATCGCGAGCGGACGGCGGTGGTCTTCCAGGACTTCACCCGCTACCGGCTCGCGGCGCTGGACAACATCGCCTTCGGCCGTCCGCATGCCGCCGCCGACCTGGATCGCGTGCACGAGGCGGCGCGGCAGGCCGGGGCGCTGGACTTCCTCAGGGGGCTCCCGGGCGGCCTGCTGACGCCGTTGGGCAAGGAGTTCACCGGGGGCGCGGACCTGTCCGGCGGGCAGTGGCAGCGGCTGGCGCTGGCCCGCGCCTTCTACCGCGATGCCCCGCTGGTCATCCTGGACGAGCCCACGGCGGCGCTCGATGCCCAGGCCGAGGACCAACTCTTCTCGCAGCTGCGGCAGTTGTTCGCGGGCCGCACGGTGGTGCTGATCTCCCACCGGCTGCGCAGCGTTCGGCAGGCCGACCGGATCTACGTGCTGGCGGGCGGCCGGGTGGTCGAGGAGGGCAGCCATGGGGAGTTGCTGCGGGCGGGCGCCCACTACGCGACCCTGTTCCGCGCCCAGGCCGACGCGTACCAGGACGCCGACTTCTCGTGA
- a CDS encoding NUDIX domain-containing protein, with translation MKPAPTPDDPDAWYAYLAEGNAKQARKRAAADVIIRDAEGRVLVVNPVYKKGWDLPGGMVEANEAPEEAARRELREELGLDVVLRGLLVVDWVPPHGPWDDQLAFIFDGGRISAEAVAGLRPHDAELSEVAMLPAEHVRGRLRTRLQNRYDAALLALADGHARYLSDGRPVLMRWDD, from the coding sequence ATGAAGCCAGCGCCGACACCTGACGATCCGGACGCGTGGTACGCGTACCTGGCTGAGGGGAACGCCAAGCAGGCCAGGAAGCGGGCGGCGGCTGATGTGATCATCAGGGACGCAGAAGGGAGGGTCCTGGTCGTGAACCCGGTGTACAAGAAGGGTTGGGACCTTCCCGGCGGCATGGTCGAGGCGAATGAAGCGCCGGAGGAGGCAGCGCGGCGGGAGCTGCGGGAGGAACTTGGGCTCGATGTCGTGCTGCGGGGTCTGCTCGTGGTGGACTGGGTGCCGCCACACGGCCCTTGGGACGACCAGCTGGCGTTCATATTCGACGGCGGCCGGATTAGCGCCGAGGCTGTCGCCGGGCTCCGGCCCCACGACGCCGAGTTGTCGGAGGTCGCCATGCTGCCCGCTGAACACGTTCGCGGCCGCCTGCGGACCCGCCTCCAGAACCGCTATGACGCCGCACTCCTGGCACTGGCGGATGGACATGCGCGCTACCTCAGTGATGGCCGGCCTGTCCTGATGCGCTGGGACGACTGA
- a CDS encoding DUF397 domain-containing protein produces the protein MQGTKGTPLTNPEWFKSSYSDNGGQCVEVAANLPGVIPVRDSKDPEGPSLTFTPTGFAAFVAGLKDGDFAA, from the coding sequence ATGCAAGGTACGAAGGGAACTCCGTTGACCAACCCCGAGTGGTTCAAGTCCAGCTACAGCGACAACGGCGGCCAGTGCGTCGAGGTCGCCGCCAACCTCCCCGGCGTCATCCCCGTCCGCGACTCCAAGGACCCCGAGGGCCCATCCCTCACCTTCACCCCCACCGGCTTCGCCGCCTTCGTCGCGGGCCTCAAGGACGGCGACTTCGCCGCCTGA
- a CDS encoding DUF5753 domain-containing protein, producing the protein MLWDIRRTSLLRGFPEYLEHEARAVELRLFELGVIYGSLQTTEYAVALATGAVRRGSITQAQADERLAVLAQRQARITAQPAPLVHTVLDESCIRRVVGGPTVMAKQLDHLLAFADLPNTVFQVAPYDIGEARSLSLPVSLLTMPDRSVAAYAESALRGQFERETDTVLPLLTAYHQLQAEALSQAASVALVCKVRRELR; encoded by the coding sequence ATGCTCTGGGACATCCGTCGAACGTCACTGCTGCGAGGCTTCCCGGAGTACCTGGAGCACGAGGCGAGGGCGGTCGAGCTGCGGCTCTTCGAGCTGGGCGTCATTTACGGCTCGCTGCAGACAACGGAGTATGCAGTGGCGCTCGCAACCGGGGCGGTTCGCCGGGGCAGCATCACCCAGGCACAGGCCGACGAGCGCCTCGCGGTGCTTGCGCAGCGACAGGCCCGGATCACCGCCCAGCCGGCCCCTTTGGTGCATACGGTGCTGGACGAGAGCTGCATCCGTCGAGTGGTTGGCGGTCCTACCGTGATGGCCAAACAGCTGGACCACCTGCTCGCCTTCGCCGATTTGCCTAACACGGTCTTCCAGGTGGCCCCGTACGACATAGGGGAAGCGCGCAGCCTTAGCCTCCCGGTCAGTCTGCTGACCATGCCGGACCGGTCCGTGGCCGCCTACGCGGAGTCGGCGCTGCGAGGACAGTTCGAGCGGGAAACGGACACCGTGCTACCGCTACTGACGGCCTATCATCAGCTGCAAGCGGAAGCGTTGTCACAGGCAGCGTCCGTAGCGCTCGTATGCAAGGTACGAAGGGAACTCCGTTGA
- a CDS encoding ATP-binding protein, whose product MPTATVDHQADATGEGGLLALVVRSTLRTARHRLRDHLTAHGLASDDACLVLSELVGNSLLHGGETAAVAWRLCGDRLHIGVADAAAHSLPVIEDACTREGGRGLLLVDQLTEAWGVRPLGALGKETWCRLPVKAA is encoded by the coding sequence ATGCCCACCGCGACCGTTGACCACCAGGCCGACGCCACCGGCGAAGGCGGCCTGCTCGCGCTCGTCGTGCGATCCACCTTGCGAACGGCCCGCCACCGCCTGCGTGACCACCTCACCGCTCACGGCCTGGCCTCCGACGACGCCTGCCTGGTGCTTTCCGAGCTCGTCGGAAACTCGCTGCTGCACGGCGGCGAGACCGCCGCCGTCGCCTGGCGCCTGTGCGGCGACCGCCTCCACATCGGGGTCGCCGACGCCGCCGCCCACAGCCTCCCGGTCATCGAGGATGCCTGCACACGTGAGGGGGGCCGAGGCCTCCTCCTCGTCGACCAGCTCACCGAGGCGTGGGGCGTCCGCCCTCTCGGCGCGCTCGGTAAGGAGACCTGGTGCCGTCTGCCGGTCAAAGCGGCTTGA
- a CDS encoding glycosyltransferase family A protein yields MPQPLLSVVVPAYDQQGQLAECLDSILDQSFGGFEVIVVADRSAQSPAAVAQTADDRVSVLRLNAAVGVGRARNAGAARAQGRYLLFLDADHLVTPGAFLTLADRLRAEPEAEVVLFGHTRLHRERVWPGAAQAVLGGLGAAAFTPVERPEVFGVPAQAWDRLISRELWMDAQLAFPDGRYEEISVVHQALLRARRAVALADELVQLRRRQTVHPTASPGASEFDLFDQYERSFELLNGLSLTAADLVRPFLFRRMVQHYLFVLDLAGCVSRAERPQFFHRAAEHYRRLLPEGFRRPGGREGVKFSLLAGGSYSAFEVAKLTQIARTAVTGRNAS; encoded by the coding sequence ATGCCGCAGCCGCTCCTCTCCGTCGTCGTTCCCGCCTATGACCAGCAGGGACAGCTGGCCGAGTGCCTGGATTCGATCCTCGACCAGTCCTTCGGGGGGTTCGAGGTGATCGTGGTGGCGGACCGGTCGGCGCAGTCGCCGGCGGCGGTCGCGCAGACGGCGGACGACCGGGTGTCGGTGCTGCGGTTGAACGCGGCGGTCGGGGTGGGGCGGGCGCGGAACGCGGGGGCGGCGCGGGCGCAGGGGCGGTACCTGCTGTTCCTGGACGCCGACCACCTGGTGACGCCGGGGGCGTTCCTGACCCTGGCCGACCGGCTGCGCGCGGAGCCGGAGGCCGAGGTGGTGCTGTTCGGGCACACCCGGCTGCACCGGGAGCGGGTCTGGCCGGGTGCGGCGCAGGCGGTGCTCGGCGGGCTGGGGGCGGCGGCGTTCACGCCAGTGGAGCGCCCGGAGGTGTTCGGGGTGCCCGCGCAGGCCTGGGACCGGTTGATCAGCCGCGAGCTGTGGATGGATGCCCAGCTGGCGTTCCCGGACGGGCGCTACGAGGAGATATCGGTGGTGCACCAGGCGCTGCTGCGGGCCCGCCGGGCGGTGGCGCTGGCGGATGAACTGGTGCAGTTGCGGCGCCGCCAGACGGTGCATCCGACCGCTTCTCCGGGGGCCAGCGAGTTCGACCTCTTCGACCAGTACGAGCGCAGTTTCGAGTTGCTGAACGGGCTGTCGCTGACCGCGGCGGACCTGGTGCGCCCGTTCCTGTTCCGGCGGATGGTCCAGCACTACCTGTTCGTGCTGGACCTGGCGGGTTGTGTCAGCCGGGCCGAGCGGCCGCAGTTCTTCCATCGGGCGGCCGAGCACTACCGCCGGCTGCTGCCCGAGGGGTTCCGCCGCCCGGGCGGCCGGGAGGGCGTGAAGTTCTCGCTGCTGGCCGGCGGTTCGTACAGCGCCTTCGAGGTGGCGAAGCTGACCCAGATAGCCCGCACCGCGGTGACCGGCCGAAACGCGTCCTGA
- a CDS encoding ANTAR domain-containing response regulator: MSTADEQPQALETDSSQITRIVIAEDEALIRLDLKEMLEEEGYTVVGEAGDGETAVRLVEELRPDLAIFDVKMPVLDGLSAAERIHEAHLAPVLMLTAFSQRELVERARDAGAMAYIVKPFSKSDLVPAIEMAVSRYTEMRALEGEVADLTKRLETRKLVDRAKSVLQTKFGLSEPDAFRWIQKTSMDRRMTMAAVAEAVIEEGAAQDRKKADEQQ; the protein is encoded by the coding sequence GTGAGCACCGCCGACGAGCAGCCCCAGGCGCTGGAGACCGATTCGTCCCAGATCACCCGGATTGTGATCGCGGAGGACGAGGCGCTGATCCGGCTCGACCTCAAGGAGATGCTGGAGGAGGAGGGCTACACCGTGGTCGGCGAGGCCGGCGACGGGGAGACGGCGGTGCGGCTGGTGGAGGAGCTGCGGCCGGATCTGGCGATCTTCGATGTGAAGATGCCGGTTCTGGACGGGCTCTCGGCGGCCGAGCGGATCCATGAGGCGCACCTGGCTCCGGTGCTGATGCTGACCGCCTTCTCGCAGCGGGAGCTGGTGGAGCGGGCGCGGGATGCGGGGGCGATGGCGTACATCGTCAAGCCGTTCTCCAAGAGCGACCTGGTGCCGGCTATCGAGATGGCGGTCTCGCGCTACACCGAGATGCGGGCGCTGGAGGGCGAGGTCGCGGATCTGACCAAGCGGTTGGAGACGCGCAAGCTGGTGGACCGGGCGAAGAGCGTGCTGCAGACCAAGTTCGGGCTGAGCGAGCCGGACGCGTTCCGGTGGATCCAGAAGACCTCGATGGACCGGCGGATGACGATGGCCGCGGTGGCCGAGGCCGTGATCGAGGAGGGCGCGGCCCAGGACCGCAAGAAGGCCGACGAACAGCAGTAG
- a CDS encoding ABC transporter ATP-binding protein — translation MSTGSTPLLDARGVTMRFGGLTAVNNVDLTVREGEIIGLIGPNGAGKTTFFNCLTGLYVPTEGTVSYRDRVLPPKPHLVTQAGIARTFQNIRLFANMTVLENVLVGRHTRTKEGLLAALIRGPGYRRSEADNRERAMALLEFTGLADKADHLARNLPYGEQRKLEIARALASEPGLLLLDEPTAGMNPQETRAAEELVFAIRDRGIAILVIEHDMRFIFNLCDRTAVLVQGQKIVEGDRETVQNDERVITAYLGEPLEQPTAGQPPAGQPTAEQPAGAQATDAQPTDAQSTEPSA, via the coding sequence ATGAGCACCGGTAGCACCCCGCTCCTCGACGCCCGCGGCGTCACCATGCGCTTCGGCGGCCTCACCGCCGTCAACAACGTCGACCTGACCGTCCGCGAAGGCGAGATCATCGGGCTGATCGGCCCCAACGGCGCCGGCAAGACCACCTTCTTCAACTGCCTCACCGGGCTCTACGTCCCCACCGAGGGCACCGTCAGCTACCGCGACCGGGTACTGCCGCCCAAGCCGCACCTGGTCACCCAGGCCGGCATCGCCCGCACCTTCCAGAACATCCGGTTGTTCGCCAACATGACCGTGCTGGAGAACGTCCTGGTCGGCCGGCACACCCGCACCAAGGAGGGCCTGCTCGCGGCCCTGATCCGCGGCCCCGGCTACCGCCGCTCCGAGGCGGACAACCGCGAAAGGGCCATGGCCCTCCTGGAGTTCACCGGCCTCGCCGACAAGGCCGACCACCTGGCCCGCAACCTGCCCTACGGCGAGCAGCGGAAACTGGAGATCGCCCGCGCCCTGGCCAGCGAACCCGGACTGCTGCTGCTCGACGAACCCACCGCCGGCATGAACCCCCAGGAGACCAGGGCCGCCGAGGAGTTGGTCTTCGCCATCCGCGACCGCGGGATCGCCATCCTGGTCATCGAGCACGACATGCGGTTCATCTTCAACCTCTGCGACCGCACCGCCGTGCTGGTGCAGGGCCAGAAGATCGTCGAGGGCGACCGGGAGACCGTGCAGAACGACGAACGGGTCATCACCGCCTACCTCGGCGAGCCCCTCGAGCAGCCGACCGCCGGGCAGCCACCTGCCGGGCAGCCGACCGCCGAGCAACCCGCAGGCGCTCAAGCCACGGACGCACAGCCCACGGACGCACAATCCACGGAGCCCTCCGCATGA